The following are from one region of the Salvia hispanica cultivar TCC Black 2014 chromosome 1, UniMelb_Shisp_WGS_1.0, whole genome shotgun sequence genome:
- the LOC125202146 gene encoding receptor-like protein 33 yields the protein MDFNSFSGQVPRQIWNLTMLQTLYLGNNKLSGNIPTEISVVTNLQYLDMSFNNFSDLVPREIGNLTSLQLLFLNNNKLSGNIPTEIGSLINLQYLDMSFNNFSDHVPREIGNLTSLQTLYLNNNKLSDNIPKETGALTNLQTLSMSFNNFNGHVPKEVGNLTMLQWLNLHKNKLSGNIPKEIGALTNLQYLAINFNNFSCQVPREIWNLTMLQTLYLGNNMLSGNIPTEISVVTDLEHLDMSFNNFSDHVPREIGNLTSLQLLFLNNNKLSGNIPIEIGTVTNLQYLDMSFNNMSDHVPREIGNLTMLQWLNLHTNKLSGNIPKEIGALTNLQYLEINFNNFSGQVPREIWNLTMLQSLYLGNNNLSGHIPKEIDALTNLQILSISFNSFSGHVPREIQNLPKLQELFLDANNLSGPIPSTFVNQSGMVYLGLGLNFFNGEIPPSICNMTSLQFLYLSYNNLEGPIPKCVGNLSTSLLILHLNANKLSGIIPSTFQKGCNLQSINLNDNEFEGTLPQTLVNCQGLLGIDIGNNEIQDAFPFWMESLPQLRLLVLRSNKFNGMMLVDSNSNTERPFPKLQVFDVSQNAFVGPLPDRYIKNFRGMIDAKENQTDDAANLFLSFIDLKLTLKGLDQLLLQLLDTFTTIDLSSNRFSGSIPTSVGNLNSLRYLNLSHNTIVGHIPSSVAGMSLLESLDLSSNKLDGEIPSGLARLTFLAKLNLSMNNPKGKIPQSTQLSTFGNESYVGNVRLCGFPLTKKCEGSDGKPVFPQDEEDGDEYGFIDGFGWRSVVMGYGCGFVVGIGIGYMIIKCGRPKWLVEFFFGVGYNNSKTKRRNRAKATTRRR from the exons ATGGATTTCAATAGCTTTAGTGGCCAAGTACCAAGACAAATTTGGAACTTGACAATGCTTCAAACGTTGTATCTTGGTAACAACAAGTTAAGTG GTAATATTCCAACTGAGATCAGTGTTGTTACTAACTTACAATATTTGGATATGAGTTTCAACAACTTCAGTGATCTAGTGCCACGAGAAATTGGGAACTTGACAAGCCTTCAGTTGTTGTTCCTtaataacaacaaattaaGTG GTAATATTCCTACAGAGATCGGTTCACTtattaatttacaatatttggATATGAGTTTCAACAACTTCAGTGATCATGTGCCACGAGAGATTGGGAACTTGACAAGCCTTCAAACGTTGTACCTtaataacaacaaattaaGTG ATAATATTCCGAAAGAGACTGGTGCTCTTACTAATTTACAAACTTTAAGCATGAGTTTCAACAACTTTAATGGCCATGTCCCAAAAGAAGTTGGCAATTTGACAATGCTTCAGTGGTTGAACCTTCATAAAAACAAGTTAAGTG GTAATATTCCAAAAGAGATTGGTGCTCTTACTAATTTACAGTATTTGGCAATAAATTTCAACAACTTTAGCTGCCAAGTACCAAGAGAAATTTGGAACTTGACAATGCTTCAAACGTTGTATCTTGGTAACAACATGTTAAGTG GTAATATTCCAACTGAGATCAGTGTCGTTACTGACTTAGAACATTTGGATATGAGTTTCAACAACTTCAGTGATCATGTGCCCCGAGAAATTGGGAACTTGACAAGCCTTCAGTTGTTGTTCCTcaataacaacaaattaaGCG GTAATATTCCTATAGAGATCGGTACCGTTactaatttacaatatttggATATGAGTTTCAACAACATGAGTGATCATGTGCCACGAGAAATTGGCAATTTGACAATGCTTCAGTGGTTGAACCTTCATACCAACAAGTTAAGTG GTAATATTCCAAAAGAGATTGGTGCTCTTACTAATTTACagtatttggaaataaatttcaaCAACTTTAGTGGCCAAGTGCCAAGAGAAATTTGGAACTTGACAATGCTTCAATCGTTGTACCTTGGTAACAACAATTTAAGTG GTCATATTCCAAAAGAGATTGATGCTCTtactaatttacaaattttgagcATTAGTTTCAATAGCTTTAGTGGTCACGTGCCAAGAGAAATCCAAAACTTGCCAAAGCTTCAAGAACTGTTCTTGGATGCCAACAATTTAAGTG GTCCGATACCATCCACCTTTGTGAATCAATCAGGAATGGTTTATTTAGGGCTTGGTCTCAACTTCTTCAATGGAGAGATACCACCATCCATTTGCAACATGACATCCCTCCAATTCCTCTATTTATCATACAATAATTTGGAAGGGCCAATTCCAAAATGTGTGGGAAACTTGAGCACATCTCTTTTAATCCTCCATTTGAATGCAAATAAACTTAGTGGCATCATTCCATCAACATTCCAAAAGGGTTGCAATCTTCAGTCAATCAATCTGAATGACAACGAATTTGAAGGAACACTACCCCAAACCCTAGTCAACTGCCAGGGTTTGTTGGGCATCGATATTGGTAATAATGAAATACAAGATGCGTTTCCCTTTTGGATGGAATCACTCCCTCAACTTCGCTTGCTTGTCTTGAGGTCAAATAAGTTCAATGGTATGATGTTGGTGGATTCAAACTCAAACACGGAGCGACCATTTCCAAAGTTGCAAGTCTTTGATGTATCGCAGAATGCATTTGTTGGCCCTCTACCTGATAGATATATCAAGAACTTTCGAGGTATGATAGATGCAAAGGAAAACCAGACTGATGATGCAGCAAATTTGTTTCTAAGTTTTATAGACTTGAAACTCACATTGAAAGGATTGGATCAGCTATTGCTGCAATTGTTGGATACCTTTACAACTATTGACTTATCCTCTAACAGATTCTCTGGGAGCATTCCAACTTCAGTAGGGAATCTTAACTCTCTTAGATACTTGAATTTGTCTCACAATACCATTGTAGGACATATACCTTCATCGGTTGCAGGTATGAGTTTACTCGAGTCGTTGGACTTGTCTTCAAACAAACTAGATGGAGAAATTCCAAGTGGATTGGCAAGGTTGACATTTCTTGCAAAGTTAAACCTTTCGATGAATAATCCCAAGGGAAAAATACCACAGTCTACTCAACTTTCCACATTTGGTAATGAATCATACGTTGGAAATGTAAGATTGTGCGGATTTCCattgacaaaaaaatgtgaGGGGAGTGATGGAAAACCAGTATTTCCTCAAGACGAAGAAGATGGTGATGAGTATGGATTTATAGATGGATTTGGTTGGCGAAGTGTGGTGATGGGGTATGGGTGTGGATTTGTagttggaattggaattggttACATGATTATAAAATGTGGAAGGCCAAAATGGTTAGTTGAATTCTTTTTTGGGGTTggatataataatagtaagaCGAAGAGAAGAAATAGAGCAAAAGCAACCACAAGGAGAAGGTAA
- the LOC125202515 gene encoding probable LRR receptor-like serine/threonine-protein kinase At3g47570, translated as MGLVGSIPPEIGNLSFLISLDVTNNSFGGPIPPSIFNLSFLEVLNLGDNNFSSRLPFDICKYNLHRLKKLRISFNKLYGEIPSSLEHCSQLRYLSLRSNNLNGLVPTQMGNLTLLQELYFGGNNLVGNIPKEIGALTNLQILDLNVNKLNGTFPATIFSIASL; from the exons ATGGGTCTTGTCGGAAGCATTCCACCAGAAATCGGAAatctttcttttctcatttctttAGATGTGACCAATAACTCTTTTGGTGGTCCTATTCCCCCATCTATTTTCAACTTATCATTTTTAGAAGTTTTGAATTTGGgagataataatttttctagCAGATTACCATTTGATATATGCAAATACAATCTGCATAGGCTCAAGAAGCTTCGTATATCTTTCAACAAGCTGTATGGAGAAATACCATCGAGTTTGGAACATTGTTCGCAACTTAGGTATCTTTCTTTGCGCAGCAACAACTTGAATGGACTCGTGCCGACTCAAATGGGGAACTTGACATTGCTTCAAGAGTTATACTTTGGTGGTAACAATTTAGTTG GTAATATTCCAAAAGAGATTGGTGCTCTtactaatttacaaattttggaCTTGAATGTGAACAAATTGAATGGCACATTTCCAGCAACTATTTTCAGTATAGCATCATTATAA
- the LOC125190845 gene encoding receptor-like protein Cf-9 homolog, producing MSFLIPVQNQFTGPIPSAIGNMSELAYLVLPHNKFSGEIPSSICDLRLLPLLHLADNNLEGQIPKCLGNFNSSLLLLNLGGNKITALQSTFAKVCSLQSLNLNGNKLEGIPHSLINCQRLQNIDFSDNEIRGAFPFWMETFPQLRVLILRSNKLNGTMLEASKIEHPFPKLQVLDITRNVFVGSLPDRYFKNFGGMIDAKDNLTRVQKDVLQRFFDLSVTLKGLDQTLWRLLDTLTTIHFSSNNFSGSIPVSICNLNSLRYLNLSRNTLTGGITLSLGNISILESLDLSWNRLSGKIPSDLTGLTFLSKLNLSMNNLVGQIPQSKQFSTFQNDSYVGNWGLCGVLLTKQCETTDGKLTFPTEDDDESGFIDGFGWRCVVMGYGSGFFPTEFIVGEVQVSEACEVAKSSWYRAVVSIPIEVKSGEMEKVQCPCKVCTGEINPRDRSSAVAANADPSAVVADVVDGPRLERSRR from the exons ATGTCATTCTTGATCCCagttcaaaatcaatttaCAGGTCCAATACCTTCCGCCATTGGGAATATGTCAGAGCTGGcttatttagtactccctcatAACAAATTCAGTGGGGAGATTCCATCATCCATTTGCGACCTGAGATTATTGCCACTCCTCCAtttagcagacaataatttgGAAGGACAGATTCCAAAGTGCCTAGGAAACTTTAATAGTTCACTGTTGCTTCTTAATTTGGGAGGAAACAAAATCACAGCCCTTCAATCAACATTTGCAAAAGTATGCAGTCTTCAGTCCCTCAATCTGAATGGCAATAAATTGGAAGGAATACCTCACTCCCTAATCAACTGCCAACGTCTGCAAAACATTGATTTTAGTGATAATGAAATACGAGGTGCATTTCCCTTTTGGATGGAAACATTCCCTCAACTTCGCGTCCTCATCTTGAGGTCTAACAAGTTGAATGGGACTATGTTGGAGGCTTCAAAGATCGAGCATCCGTTTCCAAAGTTGCAAGTCTTGGATATAACAAGAAATGTGTTTGTTGGCTCTTTACCCGATAGATATTTCAAGAACTTTGGAGGTATGATAGATGCTAAGGACAATCTAACACGCGTTCAGAAGGATGTGCTCCAAAGATTTTTTGACTTGAGTGTCACTTTAAAAGGTTTGGATCAGACATTGTGGAGATTGCTGGATACACTTACAACGATCCATTTTTCTTCCAATAATTTCTCTGGGAGTATTCCAGTTTCCATATGCAATCTTAATTCTCTGAGATACTTGAATTTGTCCCGCAATACTCTCACGGGAGGGATTACTTTGTCTCTTGGGAATATAAGTATTCTTGAGTCATTGGATTTGTCATGGAACAGATTGAGTGGAAAAATTCCAAGTGACCTGACAGGGTTGACATTTCTTTCGAAATTAAACCTATCAATGAATAACCTTGTGGGGCAGATACCACAATCTAAGCAGTTTTCCACCTTTCAGAATGATTCATATGTGGGAAACTGGGGATTGTGTGGAGTTCTATTGACAAAACAATGTGAAACAACCGATGGAAAACTAACATTTCCTacagaagatgatgatgagtCAGGATTTATAGATGGATTTGGTTGGCGATGTGTTGTGATGGGATATGGAAGTGGATTT TTCCCCACTGAATTCATTGTTGGAGAGGTCCAAGTAAGTGAGGCCTGTGAGGTTGCCAAGAGCAGTTGGTATAGAGCCGTTGTGAGCATTCCAATTGAGGTTAAAAGTGGTGAAATGGAAAAGGTCCAATGTCCCTGCAAGGTCTGCACCGGGGAGATCAATCCCAGAGACAGATCCTCTGCTGTTGCAGCGAATGCCGATCCATCTGCAGTGGTTGCTGATGTTGTTGATGGACCAAGACTTGAGAGAAGCAGAAGATGA
- the LOC125201410 gene encoding receptor-like protein EIX2: protein MGSDKKIAIKFLIFVQVCMFVSGDAKVRCLEREREALISFKKGLIDDYGYLSSWQSDECCKWYGVRCSNTTGHVIALQLNFADYGGKLRVPANDAENVDCVGRI from the exons ATGGGTTCtgataaaaaaatagcaatcaaatttcttattttcgtTCAAGTCTGCATGTTTGTTTCAGGAGATGCAAAAGTGAGATGCttggagagggagagagaagctCTTATAAGCTTCAAGAAAGGACTCATTGATGACTATGGCTATCTCTCGTCATGGCAAAGTGACGAATGCTGCAAATGGTATGGTGTTCGGTGCAGCAACACCACTGGCCATGTCATCGCCCTCCAACTAAATTTTGCTGATTATGGTGGTAAATTGCGAG TTCCAGCAAATGACGCTGAAAACGTTGATTGTGTTGGAAGGATTTGA
- the LOC125190857 gene encoding uncharacterized protein LOC125190857, translating to MAPYEALYGRKCRSPLYWDEVGERRVLGPDAVEEMIEVVRQIRARIKEAQDRQKSYADVRRTDLQFQAGDKVFLKVSPSKGITRFGVKGKLKPRFIGPYEILEGIGPVAYRLALPPSLANVHNVFHVSQLRKYVFDPKHVIHYEEVALNSDLSYEERPQMILDRKVQNLRNKSIASVKVLWRNHDYEEATWELEDKMKELYPELFP from the coding sequence ATGGCGCCTTATGAAGCCTTATACGGAAGAAAATGTAGATCGCCGCTCTATtgggatgaagttggcgaGCGACGGGTGCTAGGACCCGATGCAGTCGAGGAAATGATTGAAGTCGTTCGACAAATTCGTGCGAGAATAAAGGAAGCTCAGGACAGACAAAAGTCATACGCTGACGTCCGACGGACCGACTTACAATTCCAAGCCGGTGATAAAGTCTTTCTCAAAGTGtccccgtcgaaagggataacACGTTTTGGTGTTAAAGGAAAATTGAAACCACGTTTTATCGGGCCTTACGAAATTCTAGAAGGAATAGGACCCGTAGCCTATCGATTGGCGCTACCGCCAAGTCTTGCAAACGTGCACAACGTCTTTCACGTATCGCAGTTGCGAAAGTATGTGTTTGATCCAAAGCATGTGATTCACTACGAAGAAGTCGCGTTGAATTCCGACTTGAGCTATGAAGAGAGACCCCAAATGATCTTGGACCGGAAGGTTcagaatttgagaaataaatccaTTGCTAGCGTGAAAGTGCTATGGAGGAACCACGATTATGAAGAAGCCACATGGGAGCTTGAGGACAAGATGAAGGAACTGTACCCGGAACTTTTTCCATga